From Doryrhamphus excisus isolate RoL2022-K1 chromosome 22, RoL_Dexc_1.0, whole genome shotgun sequence, one genomic window encodes:
- the si:ch211-180a12.2 gene encoding uncharacterized protein si:ch211-180a12.2 isoform X2, with product MQFKVLVYVFLLHIINNASSTDIQARPNTNTSLPCNVALKLDKLDEALFQVSWVSNGSDVALFKNATPQIKDGFFWTTGHFLNGDFSLTVLSVGLSLQGLYECTVHYNSTMLHSSTVTLSIIAPPSLSVPQQWVVLETESQLECQADAFYPPPVSFSWTKDGQDIQSPYQLEGEKTPDGYYRASGNLTFYPSRGDQNATFGCKVNHNGTTQELKFQLNITYLPTVRLSAIPSPSSNSPVTIYCDVESFYPEEMSVSWLQNGSILPTSPGNEQNPDGTFRSRRYFTLSPEQRWKSGEVQCAVNQPGVLHPVQASGNLEELDPQDEPPVLTKSAKASVALMCISLVLVFLLCFGFSWRRRDEKQKSLAVSGIILPPRIVVGQKGRVSVSIEGRRVDRVQTTWFLNDTPISDTSLTVSEKGPLLPSRGEMGYYKLHSQGPLHSSGSGAQQQIVASLTFIPQISIHKGAVFKCQVSYAGKDKIVMERVSERFTVLSAPEVSEIQLAETPNDSEIISLTVRASHFHPDVITFRWFCQGGELSPVASQASSSPRPDSEGFFSAFSQCKLPRSELEQGNTRVWVSVHHIALKQPVTRETRGFIKQPRVSDIIIGSTSFSSDQALTLGCQITDFYPANITVTWLKVREGEQDDSEDEVMDGGELWGSVEIQPRLYRTMATLRITGNQEKRQRGGGIKCRVEHHSLHEPIERFWRNVDIVAPTIPSSISVCWSSEGVGVFSLLLKGGHPKVKLQWTAGGAILSPLVSNETEEIGDDGQRELKSVCALERSTQAPSRSPKLRNGQRIKTKAVITDPDVDGIAYIDEKEDSENNNNMEKFEDTKLSDVDECSEEEEDGDSGALRINKVDLRKGNRESERARLRVCVEITHPALTLPVYRSWTEPIEEISSM from the exons CATCCTCCACAGATATCCAAGCCAGACCGAATACAAACACCAGCCTGCCCTGCAATGTGGCCCTAAAACTGGACAAGCTGGATGAGGCTCTCTTCCAAGTCAGCTGGGTCAGCAACGGCTCAGATGTGGCCTTGTTCAAGAATGCAACCCCACAGATAAAGGATGGCTTCTTTTGGACCACAGGCCATTTCCTTAATGGAGACTTTTCCTTGACGGTCCTCAGTGTGGGTCTGAGCCTGCAAGGACTGTATGAATGCACAGTCCACTACAACTCCACAATGCTGCACTCCAGCACGGTTACACTCAGCATCATCG CTCCCCCGTCTCTCTCAGTACCACAGCAATGGGTGGTGTTGGAGACAGAGAGCCAGCTTGAATGCCAAGCAGATGCCTTCTACCCTCCACCTGTGTCTTTCAGCTGGACCAAGGACGGCCAAGATATTCAGTCTCCATACCAGCTTGAAGGTGAAAAGACCCCTGATGGCTACTATAGAGCGTCTGGCAACCTCACTTTCTACCCATCTCGAGGGGACCAAAATGCAACCTTTGGCTGCAAAGTGAACCACAATGGCACCACGCAAGAGCTGAAATTTCAACTCAACATCACAT ACCTCCCAACTGTCAGACTCTCTGCCATCCCCTCGCCTTCCAGCAACAGTCCCGTCACCATCTACTGCGATGTGGAAAGCTTCTACCCGGAGGAGATGTCTGTATCCTGGCTGCAAAATGGCTCCATTCTACCCACTTCACCCGGCAATGAGCAGAACCCAGATGGGACCTTCAGAAGCAGGCGCTACTTCACGTTGAGCCCTGAGCAGAGGTGGAAAAGCGGAGAGGTGCAGTGTGCTGTCAACCAGCCAGGAGTTCTGCATCCGGTCCAAGCTTCGGGAAACCTGGAAGAACTGGATCCTCAag ATGAGCCACCGGTACTCACTAAATCTGCCAAAGCATCTGTGGCTCTGATGTGTATCTCCCTGGTGCTCGTCTTTCTTTTGTGCTTTGGCTTTTCTTGGCGGAGAAGAGACG AAAAGCAGAAATCTCTGGCGGTGTCAGGAATCATCCTCCCTCCTCGTATAGTCGTAGGTCAAAAGGGTAGGGTTAGCGTGAGTATCGAAGGCAGGAGGGTGGACCGAGTCCAGACCACATGGTTCCTAAATGACACTCCCATATCCGACACCTCCCTCACAG TCTCCGAGAAGGGTCCTCTGCTGCCCTCCAGAGGCGAGATGGGTTACTACAAGCTGCACTCCCAGGGGCCCTTGCACTCCTCAGGAAGCGGTGCCCAGCAGCAGATTGTGGCCTCGCTGACCTTCATCCCACAGATTTCCATCCACAAGGGGGCGGTGTTTAAATGTCAGGTTTCCTACGCCGGCAAAGACAAGATTGTGATGGAGAGAGTGTCAGAGAGGTTCACAGTCTTGT CTGCACCAGAAGTATCTGAAATTCAGCTGGCAGAGACACCAAATGACTCAG AAATCATCAGCCTGACAGTCCGGGCATCCCATTTCCACCCAGATGTCATCACTTTTCGCTGGTTCTGCCAGGGGGGCGAGCTGAGCCCCGTGGCCTCCCAGGCCTCATCCTCCCCTCGACCCGATTCTGAGGGCTTCTTCTCAGCCTTCAGTCAGTGTAAACTTCCCCGCAGTGAATTAGAACAAGGAAACACCAGAGTGTGGGTCAGCGTCCATCACATTGCCCTCAAGCAGCCGGTCACCCGGGAAACCAGAG GCTTCATCAAGCAGCCGCGCGTGTCCGACATCATCATAGGCTCCACCTCCTTCTCATCTGACCAGGCTTTGACCCTTGGGTGTCAGATCACAGATTTCTACCCAGCCAACATTACAGTCACCTGGCTGAAGGTGAGAGAGGGTGAGCAAGACGACAGCGAGGATGAAGTCATGGACGGAGGAGAGCTGTGGGGCTCCGTGGAGATTCAGCCCAGGCTCTACAGGACCATGGCCACGTTAAGGATCACCGGCAACCAGGAGAAAAGACAGCGAGGAGGAGGAATTAAATGCAGAGTGGAGCATCATTCCCTGCATGAACCCATTGAGAGATTTTGGAGAAATGTTGACATTG TTGCTCCCACCATCCCGTCTTCCATTTCGGTGTGTTGGAGCAGCGAAGGCGTGGGCGTGTTCTCTCTACTGTTAAAAGGGGGTCACCCCAAAGTCAAACTACAGTGGACGGCGGGCGGCGCCATTCTCTCGCCGCTTGTGTCCAATGAAACGGAGGAGATAGGGGACGATGGACAGAGGGAGCTCAAAAGTGTATGCGCCCTCGAGAGGTCCACACAAGCACCCAGTCGGAGTCCCAAACTGAGGAACGGACAGAGAATAA AAACAAAAGCGGTCATCACAGACCCGGACGTCGACGGGATAGCATACATTGATGAAAAAGAGGACAgcgaaaacaacaacaacatggaaaAATTCGAAGACACAAAGTTATCTGATGTGGATGAGTGTAgcgaggaagaagaagacgggGACTCCGGCGCTTTGCGTATCAACAAAGTTGATTTGAGGAAGGGCAACAGGGAAAGTGAGAGGGCTCGTCTGAGGGTGTGTGTGGAGATCACACACCCTGCactcacacttcctgtttacagaAGCTGGACAg AGCCCATTGAAGAAATATCTTCTATGTGA
- the si:ch211-136m16.8 gene encoding uncharacterized protein si:ch211-136m16.8, which yields MKMDPARIEGTLWNVLYYIAGAVTRFLRSEPPNTISNDPLQEPTLESGSGGDAHMAVHIKEEPTSAQPDRYVDFGADGSGEEGFNDGTRNNYSKTDSTLEKEEEAEVQFCTVAGLSLRERNTMILEDNSNGLTSDKGTKLDTLEDRLKPEVPEAQYCKEDNHTSSTTDDLKVDGEMPIKARHLDEESVMSKSQKRSMEELATAMPVKGEGETGQEKIVFSSICNDPVTPQELNTPRKRQEGSQDLLPEENNESEPDANTIQGFLEVGDSKEIPNLPEEVEIKEQEILQNSSGEVGAKHKTEATSPRLVLQSSMKMGLDAHYGIAADHDMKDHQGRIKVVELEQGQGLSVATGDNETRRGRTKESAVGLGHEKLLDVEVEHGQMDDLAGSERVEDMRLNTERSSKFQEENTKLEIHDNLNKEPSVDQITDNFTEKTISQHQDGISEDLLDLWTQTALSEVSKEDQISKEKPNEVKSISEQQVGDDSESFTVLSSSSSTAESGFSDQSFGDTACPTNAPFAAEQDDAQELHIRDSEASLEELSRYSEPLKFAEFEDHIQVSHFVMNFAPQKSRISVKNPHVRPPKDPRSLLQRPSVEPMLAPPPATKIPAGVRALGGLGFGIKMPGLGAGFPALKKFPKKEAELKPEKGDTPTEEELPQKPKWLPPRQSGFGNPFMSELKTKLKKPSQK from the exons ATGAAGATGGATCCAGCCCGGATCGAAGGGACGCTCTGGAATGTTTTG TACTATATAGCTGGAGCAGTGACCAGATTCCTCAGGTCAGAACCTCCTAACACAATTAGCAATGATCCGCTTCAAGAACCCACACTTGAAAGCGGTTCTGGTGGCGATGCTCACATGGCGGTCCATATTAAGGAGGAGCCTACCTCAGCTCAGCCTGATCGGTATGTTGACTTCGGTGCAGACGGAAGTGGAGAGGAAGGATTCAATGACGGCACAAGAAATAATTACTCCAAGACAGATTCCACCTTGGAGAAAGAGGAAGAAGCTGAGGTGCAGTTCTGCACTGTCGCTGGGTTAAGTCTCAGAGAACGGAATACAATGATCCTCGAAGACAATAGCAATGGTTTGACTTCTGATAAAGGAACCAAACTCGACACACTTGAAGATCGCCTCAAGCCTGAAGTACCTGAAGCTCAGTATTGCAAAGAGGACAACCACACATCTTCAACCACAGATGACCTAAAAGTTGACGGTGAAATGCCAATAAAAGCCAGACATTTGGATGAAGAATCAGTTATGAGTAAATCACAAAAGCGTTCCATGGAAGAATTAGCCACGGCGATGCCAGTAAAAGGTGAGGGGGAGACGGGACAGGAAAAAATTGTGTTCTCAAGTATATGCAATGATCCCGTTACTCCACAGGAGCTAAATACTCCAAGGAAACGCCAAGAGGGAAGCCAAGACTTACTTCCTGAAGAAAACAATGAGTCTGAACCAGATGCAAATACAATACAAGGGTTCCTGGAAGTCGGGGATTCCAAGGAAATCCCAAATTTACCCGAAGAGGTGGAGATCAAAGAGCAGGAGATCCTTCAAAACAGCAGTGGCGAGGTCGGAGCTAAACACAAAACCGAGGCGACTAGTCCCAGATTGGTACTGCAGAGCTCAATGAAGATGGGACTCGATGCTCATTATGGTATAGCAGCAGATCATGACATGAAAGACCATCAGGGTAGAATTAAAGTGGTTGAACTGGAGCAAGGTCAAGGGTTATCTGTTGCTACAGGAGATAACGAGACCCGAAGAGGAAGAACGAAGGAGTCTGCTGTCGGATTGGGTCATGAGAAACTGCTTGATGTTGAGGTAGAGCACGGACAGATGGACGACCTCGCTGGATCAGAGCGTGTAGAAGACATGCGGCTCAATACAGAAAGAAGCTCTAAGTTTCAGGAGGAGAACACAAAACTTGAAATTCATGACAACCTGAACAAAGAACCCAGTGTAGATCAGATAACTGATAATTTCACTGAGAAAACAATCAGCCAACATCAAGATGGAATTTCTGAAGATCTCCTTGACTTGTGGACGCAGACTGCATTATCAGAAGTCTCCAAAGAAGACCAGATATCAAAGGAGAAACCTAATGAAGTCAAATCCATCTCGGAGCAGCAAGTTGGCGATGATTCAGAAAGCTTCACTGTgctgtcatcatcatcttcGACCGCAGAGTCAGGGTTCTCCGATCAGTCCTTTGGTGACACCGCTTGCCCAACGAATGCTCCTTTTGCAGCCGAGCAAGACGATGCTCAAGAGTTGCACATAAGAGACTCAGAAGCTTCATTGGAGGAGTTGTCAAGATATTCTGAACCCTTAAAGTTTGCTGAATTTGAAGATCACATTCAG GTGAGCCACTTTGTTATGAACTTTGCCCCTCAAAAGTCAAGGATCTCCGTGAAGAACCCACATGTAAGACCGCCAAAAGATCCACGTTCTCTACTCCAAAGGCCCTCTGTGGAGCCTATGTTGGCTCCACCACCGGCAACCAAGATTCCTGCCGGTGTGCGGGCATTGGGAGGACTGGGATTTGGAATCAAAATGCCAG GACTTGGTGCGGGTTTTCCTGCTCTCAAAAAGTTTCCAAAAAAG GAAGCTGAGTTAAAACCAGAGAAGGGCGACACTCCCACGGAAGAAGAGTTGCCACAAAAACCTAAATGGCTGCCACCAAGACAATCGGG ATTTGGAAACCCATTCATGTCCGAGCTCAAGACCAAATTGAAGAAACCCTCCCAGAAATGA
- the si:ch211-180a12.2 gene encoding uncharacterized protein si:ch211-180a12.2 isoform X1 produces MQFKVLVYVFLLHIINNASSTDIQARPNTNTSLPCNVALKLDKLDEALFQVSWVSNGSDVALFKNATPQIKDGFFWTTGHFLNGDFSLTVLSVGLSLQGLYECTVHYNSTMLHSSTVTLSIIAPPSLSVPQQWVVLETESQLECQADAFYPPPVSFSWTKDGQDIQSPYQLEGEKTPDGYYRASGNLTFYPSRGDQNATFGCKVNHNGTTQELKFQLNITYLPTVRLSAIPSPSSNSPVTIYCDVESFYPEEMSVSWLQNGSILPTSPGNEQNPDGTFRSRRYFTLSPEQRWKSGEVQCAVNQPGVLHPVQASGNLEELDPQDEPPVLTKSAKASVALMCISLVLVFLLCFGFSWRRRDEKQKSLAVSGIILPPRIVVGQKGRVSVSIEGRRVDRVQTTWFLNDTPISDTSLTGPSRANFNCLYNPLTTIHLPYGLTLTSLVSEKGPLLPSRGEMGYYKLHSQGPLHSSGSGAQQQIVASLTFIPQISIHKGAVFKCQVSYAGKDKIVMERVSERFTVLSAPEVSEIQLAETPNDSEIISLTVRASHFHPDVITFRWFCQGGELSPVASQASSSPRPDSEGFFSAFSQCKLPRSELEQGNTRVWVSVHHIALKQPVTRETRGFIKQPRVSDIIIGSTSFSSDQALTLGCQITDFYPANITVTWLKVREGEQDDSEDEVMDGGELWGSVEIQPRLYRTMATLRITGNQEKRQRGGGIKCRVEHHSLHEPIERFWRNVDIVAPTIPSSISVCWSSEGVGVFSLLLKGGHPKVKLQWTAGGAILSPLVSNETEEIGDDGQRELKSVCALERSTQAPSRSPKLRNGQRIKTKAVITDPDVDGIAYIDEKEDSENNNNMEKFEDTKLSDVDECSEEEEDGDSGALRINKVDLRKGNRESERARLRVCVEITHPALTLPVYRSWTEPIEEISSM; encoded by the exons CATCCTCCACAGATATCCAAGCCAGACCGAATACAAACACCAGCCTGCCCTGCAATGTGGCCCTAAAACTGGACAAGCTGGATGAGGCTCTCTTCCAAGTCAGCTGGGTCAGCAACGGCTCAGATGTGGCCTTGTTCAAGAATGCAACCCCACAGATAAAGGATGGCTTCTTTTGGACCACAGGCCATTTCCTTAATGGAGACTTTTCCTTGACGGTCCTCAGTGTGGGTCTGAGCCTGCAAGGACTGTATGAATGCACAGTCCACTACAACTCCACAATGCTGCACTCCAGCACGGTTACACTCAGCATCATCG CTCCCCCGTCTCTCTCAGTACCACAGCAATGGGTGGTGTTGGAGACAGAGAGCCAGCTTGAATGCCAAGCAGATGCCTTCTACCCTCCACCTGTGTCTTTCAGCTGGACCAAGGACGGCCAAGATATTCAGTCTCCATACCAGCTTGAAGGTGAAAAGACCCCTGATGGCTACTATAGAGCGTCTGGCAACCTCACTTTCTACCCATCTCGAGGGGACCAAAATGCAACCTTTGGCTGCAAAGTGAACCACAATGGCACCACGCAAGAGCTGAAATTTCAACTCAACATCACAT ACCTCCCAACTGTCAGACTCTCTGCCATCCCCTCGCCTTCCAGCAACAGTCCCGTCACCATCTACTGCGATGTGGAAAGCTTCTACCCGGAGGAGATGTCTGTATCCTGGCTGCAAAATGGCTCCATTCTACCCACTTCACCCGGCAATGAGCAGAACCCAGATGGGACCTTCAGAAGCAGGCGCTACTTCACGTTGAGCCCTGAGCAGAGGTGGAAAAGCGGAGAGGTGCAGTGTGCTGTCAACCAGCCAGGAGTTCTGCATCCGGTCCAAGCTTCGGGAAACCTGGAAGAACTGGATCCTCAag ATGAGCCACCGGTACTCACTAAATCTGCCAAAGCATCTGTGGCTCTGATGTGTATCTCCCTGGTGCTCGTCTTTCTTTTGTGCTTTGGCTTTTCTTGGCGGAGAAGAGACG AAAAGCAGAAATCTCTGGCGGTGTCAGGAATCATCCTCCCTCCTCGTATAGTCGTAGGTCAAAAGGGTAGGGTTAGCGTGAGTATCGAAGGCAGGAGGGTGGACCGAGTCCAGACCACATGGTTCCTAAATGACACTCCCATATCCGACACCTCCCTCACAG gacCATCCAGAGCAAATTTTAACTGCCTTTATAACCCTCTAACCACCATCCATCTGCCCTATGGCCTAACTCTCACCTCCCTAGTCTCCGAGAAGGGTCCTCTGCTGCCCTCCAGAGGCGAGATGGGTTACTACAAGCTGCACTCCCAGGGGCCCTTGCACTCCTCAGGAAGCGGTGCCCAGCAGCAGATTGTGGCCTCGCTGACCTTCATCCCACAGATTTCCATCCACAAGGGGGCGGTGTTTAAATGTCAGGTTTCCTACGCCGGCAAAGACAAGATTGTGATGGAGAGAGTGTCAGAGAGGTTCACAGTCTTGT CTGCACCAGAAGTATCTGAAATTCAGCTGGCAGAGACACCAAATGACTCAG AAATCATCAGCCTGACAGTCCGGGCATCCCATTTCCACCCAGATGTCATCACTTTTCGCTGGTTCTGCCAGGGGGGCGAGCTGAGCCCCGTGGCCTCCCAGGCCTCATCCTCCCCTCGACCCGATTCTGAGGGCTTCTTCTCAGCCTTCAGTCAGTGTAAACTTCCCCGCAGTGAATTAGAACAAGGAAACACCAGAGTGTGGGTCAGCGTCCATCACATTGCCCTCAAGCAGCCGGTCACCCGGGAAACCAGAG GCTTCATCAAGCAGCCGCGCGTGTCCGACATCATCATAGGCTCCACCTCCTTCTCATCTGACCAGGCTTTGACCCTTGGGTGTCAGATCACAGATTTCTACCCAGCCAACATTACAGTCACCTGGCTGAAGGTGAGAGAGGGTGAGCAAGACGACAGCGAGGATGAAGTCATGGACGGAGGAGAGCTGTGGGGCTCCGTGGAGATTCAGCCCAGGCTCTACAGGACCATGGCCACGTTAAGGATCACCGGCAACCAGGAGAAAAGACAGCGAGGAGGAGGAATTAAATGCAGAGTGGAGCATCATTCCCTGCATGAACCCATTGAGAGATTTTGGAGAAATGTTGACATTG TTGCTCCCACCATCCCGTCTTCCATTTCGGTGTGTTGGAGCAGCGAAGGCGTGGGCGTGTTCTCTCTACTGTTAAAAGGGGGTCACCCCAAAGTCAAACTACAGTGGACGGCGGGCGGCGCCATTCTCTCGCCGCTTGTGTCCAATGAAACGGAGGAGATAGGGGACGATGGACAGAGGGAGCTCAAAAGTGTATGCGCCCTCGAGAGGTCCACACAAGCACCCAGTCGGAGTCCCAAACTGAGGAACGGACAGAGAATAA AAACAAAAGCGGTCATCACAGACCCGGACGTCGACGGGATAGCATACATTGATGAAAAAGAGGACAgcgaaaacaacaacaacatggaaaAATTCGAAGACACAAAGTTATCTGATGTGGATGAGTGTAgcgaggaagaagaagacgggGACTCCGGCGCTTTGCGTATCAACAAAGTTGATTTGAGGAAGGGCAACAGGGAAAGTGAGAGGGCTCGTCTGAGGGTGTGTGTGGAGATCACACACCCTGCactcacacttcctgtttacagaAGCTGGACAg AGCCCATTGAAGAAATATCTTCTATGTGA
- the LOC131109863 gene encoding transcription factor 7-like 1-C isoform X1: MDHDLSDQLFIHCDHDILGDTPNPSLSPNLPSPCDPESIYTELRTVEGEVDGSGVWFPLGKTLDVPAAMMASPSLEPSCCAGFMPPLPPYSHGLVSGGGQQQQLLETMFCQASSALPPQCLPYGWPATPFAPHSHLDDDAAMMMQPPGINLTSVGLMKRNAAQRNPTLSCVPLPTPNTTRSMKRDRDSHQDEKTYVKKPLNAFMLYRQEQRPNVVAQLNIRNSAIVNKVVGQMWKSLTKRQQRKYYELADAEKLLHAQQHPEWSCTENYGKKRKRQRNKVNTDGQEHTLQAQMQDATTPVHAAVDDSPHKSAMMLCAQTQLRVMLELMV, encoded by the exons ATGGACCATGACCTGTCAGATCAGCTCTTCATCCATTGCGATCATGACATATTGGGCGATACACCCAACCCCTCATTGTCCCCAAACCTCCCTTCACCTTGCGACCCTGAAAGCATCTACACCGAGCTTCGAACGGTCGAAGGTGAGGTGGATGGTTCAGGTGTCTGGTTCCCTCTTGGGAAGACACTGGATGTCCCGGCCGCAATGATGGCTTCTCCCAGTTTGGAGCCATCATGCTGCGCTGGTTTCATGCCGCCACTGCCGCCTTACAGCCATGGCCTGGTAAGCGGAGGAGGACAACAACAGCAGCTTCTGGAGACCATGTTTTGTCAGGCCAGCTCCGCTCTTCCTCCACAATGCCTCCCTTATGGCTGGCCTGCCACTCCCTTCGCTCCTCATTCTCACCTG GATGATGATGCAGCAATGATGATGCAACCACCTGGCATCAACTTGACTTCAGTTGGGCTCAT GAAGAGAAATGCTGCACAAAGAAATCCAACTCTGTCTTGTGTCCCTCTTCCCACCCCAAACACCACGAGATCTAT GAAAAGAGACCGTGACAGCCATCAGGATGAAAAGACGTACGTCAAGAAGCCACTAAATGCATTCATGCTGTATCGGCAGGAGCAGAGACCCAATGTTGTTGCTCAGCTGAACATTCGAAACAGCGCTATTGTCAACAAAGTGGTTGGGCAGATG TGGAAGTCTCTGACAAAACGACAACAGAGGAAATATTACGAGCTGGCTGATGCTGAGAAACTGCTCCACGCCCAGCAGCATCCTGAGTGGTCTTGCACAGAAAACTAT gGTAAAAAAAGGAAGAGGCAAAGGAACAAAGTCAACACCGATGGTCAAG AGCACACTTTACAGGCTCAGATGCAAGATGCAACAACACCAGTCCATGCGGCTGTGGATGACAGTCCTCATAAGTCAGCCATGATGCTTTGTGCCCAAACGCAGCTGCGGGTGATGCTGGAGTTGATGGTTTAG
- the LOC131109863 gene encoding lymphoid enhancer-binding factor 1-like isoform X2, translating to MDHDLSDQLFIHCDHDILGDTPNPSLSPNLPSPCDPESIYTELRTVEGEVDGSGVWFPLGKTLDVPAAMMASPSLEPSCCAGFMPPLPPYSHGLVSGGGQQQQLLETMFCQASSALPPQCLPYGWPATPFAPHSHLDDDAAMMMQPPGINLTSVGLMKRNAAQRNPTLSCVPLPTPNTTRSMKRDRDSHQDEKTYVKKPLNAFMLYRQEQRPNVVAQLNIRNSAIVNKVVGQMWKSLTKRQQRKYYELADAEKLLHAQQHPEWSCTENYGKKRKRQRNKVNTDGQGGELLFSH from the exons ATGGACCATGACCTGTCAGATCAGCTCTTCATCCATTGCGATCATGACATATTGGGCGATACACCCAACCCCTCATTGTCCCCAAACCTCCCTTCACCTTGCGACCCTGAAAGCATCTACACCGAGCTTCGAACGGTCGAAGGTGAGGTGGATGGTTCAGGTGTCTGGTTCCCTCTTGGGAAGACACTGGATGTCCCGGCCGCAATGATGGCTTCTCCCAGTTTGGAGCCATCATGCTGCGCTGGTTTCATGCCGCCACTGCCGCCTTACAGCCATGGCCTGGTAAGCGGAGGAGGACAACAACAGCAGCTTCTGGAGACCATGTTTTGTCAGGCCAGCTCCGCTCTTCCTCCACAATGCCTCCCTTATGGCTGGCCTGCCACTCCCTTCGCTCCTCATTCTCACCTG GATGATGATGCAGCAATGATGATGCAACCACCTGGCATCAACTTGACTTCAGTTGGGCTCAT GAAGAGAAATGCTGCACAAAGAAATCCAACTCTGTCTTGTGTCCCTCTTCCCACCCCAAACACCACGAGATCTAT GAAAAGAGACCGTGACAGCCATCAGGATGAAAAGACGTACGTCAAGAAGCCACTAAATGCATTCATGCTGTATCGGCAGGAGCAGAGACCCAATGTTGTTGCTCAGCTGAACATTCGAAACAGCGCTATTGTCAACAAAGTGGTTGGGCAGATG TGGAAGTCTCTGACAAAACGACAACAGAGGAAATATTACGAGCTGGCTGATGCTGAGAAACTGCTCCACGCCCAGCAGCATCCTGAGTGGTCTTGCACAGAAAACTAT gGTAAAAAAAGGAAGAGGCAAAGGAACAAAGTCAACACCGATGGTCAAG GGGGAGAACTTCTTTTCTCACATTAA